In the Natronoglycomyces albus genome, GGCGTTTGACCGGTCGCGGCAGCGAATAGTAGACCCACATAGCGCTCTTGCGCACAAAATTCGGACGTCTAGTGCGTACTGGGGGAGAAGTCACCGGGCCACTGTACTTGAAGTGGGGCGCGCGCACCGATAGCCCAGAGCCGGGCCGAGAAACGGCTTCTCTGCCCCAAAGGAGGGACAACCGCCATCAAACACCAGGTGAGCCCTTTGGCTGCCGCAAAAGGTGAGGTGAGTTGGCCGATACGCCGGATTCTGTCGTGGGTGGCCATCCATCTGGGCGAGCCGTCGCCGACTCGCTCGTGCGGTCTACCCGCGAACTCGGGCGGGCCGCCCTCGAACGTTCGCGTTGAGATCTCCCTCGAAGTTCACATCGCGGAAGAGTCTCGTCTTGACCTTGCTCCGGGTGGGGTTTACCGAGCCGACGCCGTCACCGACGCCGCTGGTGGTCTCTTACACCACCGTTTCACCCTTACTGATTCCTCGCTTATAAGAAGCCAGGTCAGCGGTCTATTTTCTGTGGCACTATCCCGCAAGTCACCTTGGGTTGCCGTTAGCAACCACCCTGCCCTATGGAGTCCGGACGTTCCTCGACCGAGATCACGGCCGCGACCACCTAGCCAACTCACCTCACTTGCCTATCGTAAGCTGACGACCCGATGGATGTCATAGTGGTCCTGGTTCTCCTCGCCGCCGGAGTGGGAGCTGGAATGGTCAATGCCCTTGCAGGCGGGGGTTCTCTCATCAGCTACCCAGCGTTGTTGGCTGTGGGTGTCCCACCCATTTCCGCGAACGTCACTAACTCGGTGTCCGTGGCTCCGGGTTACGTCGGAAGCGTCATTGGCAGCCGCTCCCAGCTCAAAGGGCAGCGACAGCGCATCATCAAACTCATCCCGACCGCCTGCTTGGGCGCGTTGGCGGGGACGGCGTTGCTTTTGACAACGCCACCGTCGCTATTCGAGGCGATCGTGCCGTTCCTGATCATTACCGCCGCCATCCTCATGGCCCTGGGCCCGACTCTCAACCGGCTCCTAGCCTCCCAAGCGGACGCCCAGGGGGAACATCCGGTCCTCATCCACGTTCTCATCGCTCTCGCGTGCGTCTATGGCGGCTACTTCTTGTCGGCGATCGGCTTGGTCGTTATGGCCTTTCTGGCCATTTGTGTAAACGACAGCCTGCCACGCATGACAGCCCTCAAGAACATCATCACCATGTGCATTGGCCTCATCGCCGCCACCGTCTATAGCCTGTTGGCGTCCGTGGAGTGGACAGCTGTCATGGCGTTGGTCCCCGCCACCTTGTTGGGTGGCTGGCTAGGTGCGAAATTGGGGCCTCGGTTGCCGCAAAAGCCGCTGCGATGGGTGATCATCGCCTACGGGCTCACCGTCGGCATTATTCTCTTGGTGAGGTACTGGTGGATGTAGCCGCCTGCCTGGCTATGTGTTCGAAAGCGGCGCGAGACACAGAGCGCGCACCGTGGCCACTGGCGCGTTTCTAAGGAAGGATGGGGTCATGCCGATTCTGCGTATCGCACTAGCTCAAACCAATCCCGTTGTGGGAGACATCGACGGCAACGCCGAACAGATCCTCAACGCCGCCGAGCGTGCCCAAGCAGCGGGAGTCCATCTCCTTG is a window encoding:
- a CDS encoding sulfite exporter TauE/SafE family protein, with translation MDVIVVLVLLAAGVGAGMVNALAGGGSLISYPALLAVGVPPISANVTNSVSVAPGYVGSVIGSRSQLKGQRQRIIKLIPTACLGALAGTALLLTTPPSLFEAIVPFLIITAAILMALGPTLNRLLASQADAQGEHPVLIHVLIALACVYGGYFLSAIGLVVMAFLAICVNDSLPRMTALKNIITMCIGLIAATVYSLLASVEWTAVMALVPATLLGGWLGAKLGPRLPQKPLRWVIIAYGLTVGIILLVRYWWM